The Celeribacter marinus genome window below encodes:
- the glpX gene encoding class II fructose-bisphosphatase, with translation MAPSKNLFYDRMLSLGLARVAEQAALASADFVGHGDEKAADQAAVNAMREQLNQLDIHGTVVIGEGERDEAPMLYIGEEVGTGNGPAVDIALDPLEGTTLTAKDMPNALTVIAMAPRGTLLHAPDVYMDKLAIGPGYATDVVSLEMTPTERVHALAKAKGVTPNKITLCVLERPRHEDMINELRATGAAIRLITDGDVAGVIHCAEPNTGIDMYMGSGGAPEGVLAASALKCMGGQMWGRLTFRNDDERGRAAKAGITDLDKIYARDEMVTSDVIFAATGVTDGSIVHGIKREPGYLTTETILMRSKTGSVRRMTYRNPVK, from the coding sequence ATGGCCCCTTCCAAAAACCTTTTCTACGATCGCATGTTGTCGCTCGGCCTTGCCCGTGTTGCCGAACAGGCCGCACTTGCATCGGCTGACTTCGTGGGCCACGGCGACGAGAAAGCCGCCGACCAAGCCGCGGTAAACGCGATGCGCGAACAGCTCAATCAACTCGACATCCACGGCACCGTGGTCATTGGCGAGGGCGAACGCGACGAGGCCCCGATGCTCTACATTGGCGAGGAAGTCGGCACAGGCAACGGCCCCGCCGTGGACATCGCCCTTGATCCCCTCGAGGGCACGACGCTCACCGCCAAAGATATGCCCAACGCGCTCACCGTGATCGCCATGGCCCCGCGCGGCACGCTTCTACACGCGCCTGACGTGTACATGGACAAACTCGCCATCGGTCCGGGCTATGCCACCGATGTTGTGTCCCTTGAGATGACCCCGACCGAGCGCGTGCATGCCTTGGCAAAGGCCAAGGGCGTCACACCGAACAAAATCACGCTATGCGTGCTTGAACGCCCCCGCCACGAGGACATGATCAACGAATTGCGCGCCACAGGCGCCGCCATTCGCCTGATCACGGATGGCGATGTCGCGGGCGTGATCCACTGTGCCGAGCCAAACACCGGCATCGACATGTACATGGGATCAGGTGGCGCGCCCGAGGGCGTTTTGGCGGCCTCAGCCCTCAAATGCATGGGCGGGCAAATGTGGGGCCGCCTTACATTCCGCAACGACGACGAACGCGGACGCGCCGCCAAGGCGGGTATCACCGATCTCGACAAAATCTATGCACGCGACGAGATGGTCACCTCTGACGTGATCTTTGCCGCCACTGGCGTCACGGATGGCTCCATCGTGCACGGGATCAAACGCGAACCGGGATATCTGACCACAGAAACCATCCTGATGCGCTCCAAAACCGGTTCCGTGCGCCGCATGACCTACCGCAACCCCGTCAAATAG
- the recJ gene encoding single-stranded-DNA-specific exonuclease RecJ, translating to MTDFLNVAASLTARRWVGPSPENDRLAEAMAQQTGLPLPLCHTLTRRGVAPEEADAFLAPTLKDLLPDPATLLDMDKATARFIAATKNGERIAIFADYDVDGGTSAALLVTWLRDMGRTCTLYVPDRIDEGYGPNDEAMARLARDHDLIVCVDCGTLSHGPIAAAKGADVIVLDHHLGGETLPDCVAVVNPNRQDESGDLAHLCAAAVVFLMLVNVTRQLRDAGEKSPNLMRALDLVALATVADVAPLIGVNRALVRQGLRVMADRDRIGLRALADVARMDTAPTSHSLGFMLGPRINAGGRIGAADLGARLLSTDNEAEAQAISERLDALNSERREIENNVRAEAIIQAEERGTDAPLVWAAGDGWHPGVVGIVASRLKESTNRPAVVIGFDEHGIGKGSGRSVTGVDLGASIQKLAAEGLLVKGGGHKMAAGLTVERDKLDAAMARLSELLEKQGAGSGGPRDLKLDALLMPGAATVELIEKLEAAGPYGASAPAPRFAFPDCQIHFARRVGESHLKVTISDGLGPRLDAICFGAFDGPLGPALEGHGGKRFHLAGRLEINTWGGRRSAQLRLDDAAEA from the coding sequence ATGACAGATTTCCTCAATGTTGCAGCCTCGCTCACCGCCCGCCGTTGGGTTGGACCCTCGCCCGAGAATGACCGCTTGGCCGAGGCCATGGCGCAACAAACGGGCCTGCCCCTACCGCTATGTCACACCCTGACGCGGCGCGGTGTCGCCCCTGAGGAGGCGGACGCGTTTTTGGCCCCGACCCTCAAAGACCTGCTGCCCGATCCTGCCACGCTTTTGGATATGGACAAGGCCACAGCGCGCTTTATTGCCGCGACAAAAAACGGTGAACGCATTGCGATTTTTGCCGACTATGACGTGGATGGCGGAACATCTGCGGCGCTCTTGGTGACATGGCTGCGCGACATGGGGCGCACCTGTACGCTCTATGTCCCCGACCGCATCGACGAGGGCTATGGTCCCAACGACGAGGCCATGGCGCGCCTCGCGCGGGACCACGACCTAATCGTCTGCGTCGATTGTGGCACGCTGTCACACGGGCCGATTGCCGCCGCAAAAGGTGCCGATGTGATCGTTCTGGATCACCACCTTGGCGGTGAGACCCTACCCGATTGTGTGGCTGTCGTGAACCCGAACCGCCAAGATGAGAGTGGCGATCTGGCCCACCTGTGCGCCGCCGCCGTGGTGTTTCTCATGCTGGTCAATGTGACACGCCAATTGCGTGACGCAGGCGAGAAATCCCCGAACCTGATGCGTGCGCTTGATCTTGTGGCCCTTGCCACCGTGGCCGACGTTGCACCCCTTATCGGCGTCAATCGTGCGCTTGTGCGCCAAGGTCTGCGTGTGATGGCCGACCGCGACCGTATTGGCCTACGCGCCCTTGCCGATGTGGCGCGTATGGACACCGCCCCCACATCGCATTCCCTCGGTTTCATGCTTGGCCCGCGTATCAATGCAGGCGGGCGGATTGGCGCGGCTGATCTGGGTGCGCGCCTTTTGTCCACCGACAACGAGGCCGAAGCCCAAGCCATTTCCGAACGCCTCGACGCGCTCAATTCAGAGCGTCGAGAGATCGAAAACAACGTCCGCGCAGAGGCCATCATACAGGCCGAAGAGCGCGGCACCGATGCCCCGCTTGTCTGGGCCGCAGGCGATGGATGGCATCCGGGTGTGGTCGGTATTGTCGCCTCGCGCCTCAAAGAATCAACCAACCGCCCTGCCGTTGTCATCGGCTTTGACGAACACGGGATCGGCAAAGGCTCGGGGCGCTCCGTCACAGGTGTCGACCTCGGCGCATCCATCCAAAAACTCGCCGCAGAGGGCCTGTTGGTCAAAGGCGGCGGTCACAAGATGGCGGCGGGCCTCACGGTCGAGCGCGACAAACTCGACGCCGCTATGGCGCGCCTGTCCGAGTTGCTCGAAAAACAAGGTGCGGGATCTGGCGGCCCCCGCGACCTCAAACTCGACGCCCTCCTTATGCCGGGGGCCGCAACCGTCGAGTTGATCGAAAAACTCGAGGCCGCAGGCCCCTATGGCGCATCCGCCCCTGCCCCACGCTTTGCCTTTCCTGACTGTCAAATCCACTTTGCGCGCCGCGTGGGCGAAAGCCATCTCAAAGTCACGATCTCGGACGGCCTTGGTCCGCGCCTTGATGCCATCTGTTTTGGTGCATTTGACGGCCCCCTTGGCCCAGCTCTTGAGGGGCATGGCGGCAAACGCTTCCACCTTGCGGGGCGATTGGAAATCAACACTTGGGGGGGACGCCGTAGTGCACAGCTGCGCCTTGACGATGCCGCCGAGGCGTAA
- a CDS encoding diguanylate cyclase gives MAGHILIADSVPTSRITMKVMLSAAYYDVAMASCADDVLTNAATSHPDLIIIDSDLGDTGAVGVCTRLKATDASRHIPIAVVGPDTTEHRIAALRAGADIYLIKPLDRVALLAHMRALVRVSDIASELKRRTQTALEMGFPTDTTPPVTPSHIVIASPYVDDAVKLRSSLRGLINSDVDVARYDKETHSIHTTRNADLVIISSDFRNLRDDLLLLSNIRAIKKTRHAAVMVLYPERKKIDAILALDIGANDIMPLNSDPDELALRIRTLIARKREADRLRDTIDHGMRLASVDPLTGLYNRRYAMPHLERLVHETTLTNVPLAVMLVDIDDFKSVNDTFGHAIGDTVLVEVARRIRDTLRPQDLVARIGGDEFLIAMPATTAQSAHAAAERIRNSVCTPPISTTGNRDLIGASISIGVAMSTQIAPNSVSVSGLIDIADTALYASKSDGRNQVTFGATAA, from the coding sequence ATGGCAGGCCATATCCTCATCGCGGATAGCGTTCCCACCAGCCGCATCACCATGAAGGTGATGTTGAGCGCGGCCTACTATGACGTGGCTATGGCCAGTTGTGCCGATGATGTCCTTACAAACGCCGCGACCTCGCACCCCGATCTGATCATTATTGATAGCGATTTGGGCGATACGGGCGCTGTGGGCGTCTGTACCCGCCTTAAGGCCACGGATGCATCGCGCCACATTCCCATCGCAGTGGTCGGCCCTGACACGACCGAACACCGCATAGCGGCTTTGCGCGCAGGGGCAGATATCTATTTGATCAAACCGTTGGACCGCGTGGCGCTTTTGGCACATATGCGTGCCCTCGTGCGCGTGTCTGACATTGCAAGCGAGTTGAAGCGGCGCACACAAACAGCCCTCGAAATGGGTTTCCCAACGGACACAACACCACCCGTGACGCCGTCGCACATTGTGATTGCCTCCCCATACGTCGACGATGCGGTAAAGCTGCGCAGCTCCTTGCGCGGCCTCATAAATTCCGATGTCGATGTCGCCCGCTATGACAAAGAAACACATTCCATTCACACCACGAGAAACGCCGACCTTGTGATTATCTCCAGTGATTTTCGCAATCTCCGAGATGACCTTCTTTTGTTGTCCAACATTCGCGCAATCAAAAAGACCCGTCACGCTGCGGTCATGGTCCTGTATCCAGAACGCAAAAAGATTGATGCAATTTTGGCGCTCGATATCGGAGCCAATGATATCATGCCGCTCAATAGCGATCCTGATGAGCTGGCCTTGCGCATTCGCACGCTGATCGCTCGCAAACGTGAGGCGGATCGCCTGCGCGATACAATCGACCACGGGATGCGCTTGGCATCCGTTGACCCGCTCACGGGCCTGTACAACCGCCGGTACGCCATGCCGCATCTGGAACGACTGGTACATGAAACGACACTCACCAACGTGCCCTTGGCGGTGATGCTTGTGGACATCGACGACTTCAAATCAGTCAATGATACCTTTGGCCATGCGATTGGCGATACCGTCTTGGTCGAGGTGGCGCGGCGCATTCGCGATACTCTGCGCCCCCAAGACCTCGTGGCGCGGATCGGCGGAGATGAGTTTTTAATCGCGATGCCTGCTACCACGGCGCAAAGCGCACACGCGGCCGCTGAACGCATTCGCAACAGTGTTTGCACGCCCCCCATATCCACCACAGGGAACCGTGATCTTATCGGCGCTTCAATCTCCATCGGCGTGGCCATGTCGACACAGATCGCACCCAACAGTGTATCAGTTTCGGGCCTCATCGACATCGCCGACACCGCCCTGTATGCGTCCAAATCTGACGGGCGCAATCAAGTGACTTTTGGTGCAACTGCCGCCTGA
- a CDS encoding EF-hand domain-containing protein produces MKRNTFISALALVAVLGTAGIASASGMGERGQGGEDMGRMGPQADFATLDVDGDGAVTQAELDAQKQAMFDAMDTDGSGTVSAAELSAHQETQRAERMKAGADRMIAKRDTDGDGVLSLEELTTRPKASMLERLDTDGDGAVSEAEFDAAKSRMGERGERGERGERGEGGRGDHGGKDGGRKNH; encoded by the coding sequence ATGAAACGTAACACATTTATCTCCGCACTCGCATTGGTCGCCGTTCTGGGCACCGCAGGCATCGCGTCCGCATCTGGTATGGGTGAGCGCGGCCAAGGTGGTGAGGACATGGGCCGCATGGGTCCACAAGCAGATTTTGCCACTCTTGATGTCGATGGTGATGGAGCGGTGACCCAAGCCGAGCTTGATGCGCAGAAACAAGCGATGTTCGATGCGATGGACACAGACGGCAGCGGGACGGTGAGTGCCGCCGAATTGTCGGCCCATCAAGAGACGCAGCGCGCCGAGCGGATGAAAGCGGGCGCGGACCGGATGATCGCCAAACGGGATACGGACGGCGATGGTGTTTTGAGCCTTGAGGAGCTGACCACGCGGCCAAAGGCCTCCATGTTGGAGCGTCTTGATACGGACGGCGATGGCGCGGTGAGCGAAGCCGAGTTTGACGCGGCTAAATCCCGAATGGGTGAGCGCGGCGAACGGGGCGAACGCGGCGAACGCGGTGAGGGCGGTCGCGGCGATCATGGCGGCAAAGACGGTGGGCGTAAAAACCACTAG
- a CDS encoding periplasmic heavy metal sensor, with protein MSDLDQTPPKTNRFHWSRVVLAVSLALNLAVVGLVAGAALRHEKRDGPDDDHARTMQSRDFGFGPYVGAFEGDVRRDLGRAFSQKAGGRVEARARIQAQFDAVMAALRSEPFDAAMFESLIVGQQSDLAARQEIGARLLAQKVAQMTPDERAAYASRLDDMIKRGPRDDKGHDDKDRSKN; from the coding sequence ATGAGCGATCTTGATCAAACCCCGCCAAAGACCAACAGGTTCCATTGGAGCCGCGTGGTCCTTGCCGTGTCGTTGGCCCTCAATCTGGCTGTTGTCGGGTTGGTTGCGGGGGCGGCGTTGCGCCACGAGAAACGCGATGGGCCGGACGATGATCATGCGCGCACCATGCAAAGCCGCGATTTCGGGTTTGGTCCCTATGTCGGGGCCTTTGAGGGGGATGTTCGGCGCGATCTTGGCCGTGCTTTTTCGCAAAAGGCGGGGGGGCGCGTTGAAGCCCGCGCGCGCATTCAGGCGCAGTTTGATGCGGTTATGGCGGCCTTGCGCAGCGAGCCGTTTGATGCGGCGATGTTCGAGAGTTTGATCGTCGGGCAACAATCGGATTTAGCAGCGCGCCAAGAGATCGGGGCGCGCCTATTGGCCCAAAAAGTTGCACAGATGACACCGGATGAGCGTGCGGCCTACGCCTCGCGTCTTGACGACATGATCAAGCGCGGACCGCGTGACGACAAAGGGCATGACGACAAAGACCGCTCTAAGAACTAG
- a CDS encoding MBL fold metallo-hydrolase yields the protein MPRIILTALTRAIPLVIGAVSGAVSSAGATEGIADKYPQSVLYNKPVQVTQHVFSAIGATAPPTYENAGHNNNLSFIVTGDGVIVVNSGANVALSRALHDEIKTVTDQPVRLVINENGQGHAMLGNKYWVDQGIDVLAHVDAAHEFEDRSFQAVEGMKRYARENGADTEAALPTITFEDSYAIDMGDLHIDVLHLGPAHSPGDISVWIAQEGIVIAGDIAFHERMPPIFSDTCTSCWIETWDTKFEPLGASYVIPGHGHPTTMDVVRAGTEGYLTYLRGKIGAHLEDGGTLDDAYYVDQSPYANLDTYEELATKNAGVVYTEMEFE from the coding sequence ATGCCCCGTATAATTTTGACCGCTCTAACACGCGCAATTCCCCTCGTCATCGGCGCCGTATCGGGCGCCGTATCTAGTGCCGGTGCGACCGAAGGAATCGCGGATAAGTATCCGCAATCCGTGCTTTACAACAAACCCGTGCAGGTGACGCAGCATGTGTTTTCCGCGATCGGGGCGACCGCGCCGCCGACCTATGAAAACGCAGGCCACAACAACAACCTGAGTTTCATCGTCACGGGGGACGGGGTGATCGTGGTCAACTCGGGCGCAAATGTTGCCCTGTCACGCGCGCTTCATGACGAGATTAAAACGGTCACGGATCAGCCGGTGCGATTGGTGATCAATGAGAACGGGCAGGGCCACGCCATGCTCGGCAATAAGTATTGGGTCGATCAAGGGATCGATGTTTTGGCGCATGTCGATGCGGCGCATGAGTTTGAGGATCGTAGTTTTCAAGCGGTGGAGGGTATGAAACGGTACGCGCGCGAAAACGGTGCGGATACCGAGGCGGCTTTGCCCACGATCACGTTCGAGGACAGCTATGCCATTGATATGGGTGATTTGCACATTGACGTGCTGCACCTCGGTCCTGCGCATAGTCCGGGCGATATTTCGGTGTGGATTGCCCAAGAGGGTATCGTGATTGCGGGTGATATTGCGTTTCACGAACGCATGCCGCCGATTTTCTCGGACACCTGTACCAGCTGTTGGATCGAGACGTGGGACACCAAGTTCGAGCCGCTGGGGGCGTCCTATGTGATCCCCGGTCACGGGCATCCGACGACAATGGATGTCGTGCGGGCAGGTACGGAGGGATACCTCACGTATCTGCGCGGAAAGATCGGTGCACATCTTGAGGATGGCGGAACGCTCGATGATGCGTATTATGTCGACCAAAGCCCGTATGCCAATCTCGACACCTATGAAGAGTTAGCAACAAAAAATGCGGGCGTTGTGTACACAGAGATGGAATTTGAATAA
- a CDS encoding RNA polymerase sigma factor, with translation MNMPFDALGDVSNEALLVAFGNGDRASAQALTMRLTPVVLGYATRLLRDHAEAEDVAQEAMLRLWKIAPEWRQGEAKVTTWLYRVVTNLCTDRLRKKRGKGLDEIAEPEDGQPSQETRLMDKARVSALEAALGTLPERQRQAVVLRHIEGLSNPDIAQILNVSVEAVESLVSRGKRLLAKRLAGEKDRLGFEDDET, from the coding sequence ATGAACATGCCTTTTGACGCACTTGGCGATGTCTCTAACGAGGCGTTGCTCGTTGCCTTTGGTAACGGTGATCGCGCATCTGCGCAGGCATTAACCATGCGGCTCACGCCTGTGGTTTTGGGCTACGCGACGCGTTTGTTGCGCGATCATGCCGAGGCGGAGGATGTGGCCCAAGAGGCGATGTTGCGGCTTTGGAAAATCGCGCCTGAGTGGCGACAGGGCGAGGCAAAGGTGACAACGTGGCTTTACCGTGTTGTGACCAACCTGTGCACCGACCGTTTGCGCAAAAAGCGTGGCAAAGGTCTAGACGAGATTGCCGAGCCGGAAGACGGTCAACCGAGCCAAGAGACACGGTTGATGGACAAGGCACGGGTGAGCGCCCTTGAGGCGGCGTTAGGGACGTTGCCCGAGCGCCAAAGACAAGCGGTGGTTTTGCGCCATATCGAGGGGCTATCAAACCCCGACATTGCACAGATCTTAAATGTGAGTGTGGAAGCGGTTGAAAGCCTTGTCTCACGGGGCAAGCGGTTGTTGGCCAAACGGTTGGCGGGCGAAAAGGACAGATTGGGGTTCGAAGATGACGAAACGTGA
- a CDS encoding GGDEF domain-containing protein, which translates to MMQGARTAQRAHAAHWGQAANALMPMNLVFDDAGTIVHVGPTLQKLRPHIDMVGTHIHDLFAIRDNGRGDEGSVFPLDTKLYLTLKSSPATVLKGIAIKIPGADVYLLNLSFGMSIVEAVRTHGLSDADFAHTDMVIEMLYLVEAKSAVLEEIKQLNARLQGAKSHAEEQAQTDALTGLKNRRAMDHVVARLLGGRVPFSLMHLDLDYFKRVNDTHGHAAGDAVLERVADILREETRDDDMVARVGGDEFVLVFSRMVDSARLLRTAHRIIARLEEPIDHNGLRCAISGSIGITTSALSQCGTPQAMIHDADLALYAAKHAGRATAIVFDPARHAHNAPSVRTDEA; encoded by the coding sequence ATGATGCAGGGCGCGCGCACGGCACAAAGGGCGCATGCGGCGCATTGGGGGCAGGCCGCCAACGCGTTGATGCCGATGAATCTGGTGTTCGATGATGCCGGTACGATCGTGCACGTCGGGCCTACGTTGCAAAAGCTACGACCCCATATTGATATGGTCGGAACACATATCCACGATCTATTTGCAATCCGTGACAACGGGCGTGGCGATGAGGGAAGCGTGTTTCCGCTCGATACCAAACTATACCTCACCCTTAAATCGAGCCCTGCAACCGTCCTCAAAGGGATCGCGATCAAGATTCCCGGTGCGGATGTCTATTTGCTCAACCTGTCGTTTGGCATGTCGATTGTTGAGGCCGTTCGTACCCATGGATTGAGCGACGCGGATTTTGCGCACACGGATATGGTGATTGAAATGCTGTATCTTGTAGAGGCAAAGTCGGCGGTTCTCGAAGAGATCAAGCAGTTGAACGCACGGTTACAGGGGGCAAAATCGCACGCGGAAGAACAGGCGCAGACGGATGCATTGACGGGATTGAAAAACCGCCGTGCAATGGACCATGTGGTGGCGAGATTGCTCGGCGGGCGGGTGCCGTTTTCGCTCATGCATCTTGATCTGGACTACTTTAAGCGGGTCAATGATACGCACGGACATGCTGCGGGAGATGCGGTTCTTGAGCGTGTGGCGGACATTCTACGCGAAGAGACGCGTGACGACGATATGGTGGCACGTGTCGGGGGCGATGAGTTCGTCTTGGTGTTTAGCCGGATGGTCGATAGTGCGCGGTTGTTGCGCACGGCGCACCGAATTATTGCGCGTCTTGAGGAACCAATAGATCACAACGGCCTGAGGTGTGCGATTTCAGGGTCAATCGGGATTACCACCAGCGCGCTATCGCAATGTGGGACACCACAGGCGATGATCCATGATGCGGATCTGGCGTTGTATGCGGCGAAACATGCAGGGCGCGCCACGGCGATCGTTTTTGACCCCGCACGCCACGCGCATAACGCGCCATCTGTGCGTACAGATGAGGCGTAA
- a CDS encoding DUF983 domain-containing protein yields the protein MTDQTYSGSVTQLGDGDREMRPAVLRGWRRRCPSCGGGPMLKGYLKVRDECPVCGEDLHHHRADDGPAYLTILIVGHLMAPILGWFFVEFRPDPLTTITVFTIGTVALSLYLLPRLKGAIVGYQWAKRMNGFDTAN from the coding sequence ATGACTGATCAAACCTATTCCGGCTCTGTCACGCAACTTGGTGATGGGGACCGCGAAATGCGCCCCGCAGTGTTGCGCGGCTGGCGGCGGCGCTGCCCCTCATGTGGTGGCGGCCCCATGCTCAAAGGCTATCTGAAAGTGCGCGATGAATGCCCCGTGTGCGGCGAAGATCTTCACCATCACCGCGCCGATGACGGTCCCGCCTATCTCACAATTCTGATTGTCGGCCACCTTATGGCCCCGATCTTGGGCTGGTTCTTCGTCGAGTTTCGCCCCGATCCGCTCACCACCATCACAGTGTTCACCATCGGCACCGTGGCCCTGTCGCTCTACCTGCTGCCCCGCCTCAAAGGCGCGATTGTCGGCTATCAATGGGCCAAGCGTATGAACGGGTTCGACACCGCAAACTAA
- a CDS encoding thioredoxin family protein, whose product MAAVPPVCEFNWSAPAFSLPATDGKTYTFSDVAGENGTLVMFICNHCPYVLSVIDRIVRDGRDLQALGVGVAAICANDADAYPDDSFDNMTKKAREWALPFPYLHDADQSVAHRFDAVCTPDFFGFNAQGGLQYRGRLDASRKDAGPVDLKRDLFDAMRMVAQTGQGPQDQIPSMGCSIKWKDV is encoded by the coding sequence ATGGCAGCCGTTCCCCCCGTATGTGAGTTTAACTGGTCCGCGCCGGCGTTTTCGCTCCCTGCAACGGACGGGAAAACCTACACATTTTCGGATGTGGCGGGGGAGAACGGCACCCTTGTGATGTTCATTTGCAATCACTGTCCTTACGTGTTGTCGGTGATCGACCGGATCGTTCGGGACGGGCGAGATTTACAAGCGTTGGGTGTGGGCGTGGCGGCCATTTGCGCCAATGATGCGGATGCCTACCCCGATGACAGTTTCGACAACATGACCAAAAAGGCGCGGGAATGGGCGCTGCCGTTTCCATATCTGCATGATGCGGATCAGTCCGTTGCGCATCGGTTTGATGCGGTGTGTACGCCCGATTTCTTTGGGTTTAATGCGCAAGGGGGGCTGCAATACCGTGGGCGTCTGGATGCCTCGCGCAAAGACGCCGGACCCGTCGATTTGAAACGCGACCTGTTTGATGCAATGCGCATGGTGGCCCAAACGGGTCAGGGGCCGCAGGATCAAATCCCGTCGATGGGATGCTCTATCAAATGGAAAGACGTATAA
- a CDS encoding HAD family hydrolase → MTHSVRPVRAVLFDKDGTLIDFQKTWGPWAAQSIRDLAVKTGAAASQIAETLRFDLAHEAFHRDSPVIAGTPDDLAGLLACYLPELSPREILTLITPDAGSVTLAPVAGLVEMHAALGAAGIAQGVVTNDFEGETRGQIRDLGLDGVFGVVIGYDSGHGGKPAPEGCLAAARALGSDPRDTVMVGDSLHDLNAGRAAGMRTVAVLTGVAVEADLSPYADVVLASIADLPAWIARQGTA, encoded by the coding sequence ATGACGCATTCAGTCCGCCCCGTGAGGGCCGTTTTGTTCGACAAGGACGGCACGTTGATTGATTTTCAAAAGACATGGGGGCCGTGGGCGGCGCAGTCCATTCGGGATTTGGCGGTAAAGACCGGCGCGGCGGCATCACAGATTGCCGAAACGTTGCGGTTTGATCTGGCGCATGAGGCATTTCACCGCGACAGTCCGGTGATCGCCGGCACGCCCGATGATCTGGCAGGGTTGCTAGCATGCTATTTGCCCGAGCTTTCACCGCGCGAAATCCTGACATTGATCACGCCCGATGCGGGGTCTGTCACGCTTGCGCCGGTGGCGGGTCTGGTCGAGATGCACGCGGCCTTGGGGGCGGCGGGGATTGCGCAAGGGGTCGTGACCAATGATTTCGAGGGAGAGACGCGGGGCCAAATTCGGGATCTCGGATTGGACGGCGTGTTCGGCGTGGTGATCGGATATGACAGCGGGCATGGTGGCAAACCTGCGCCAGAGGGCTGTTTGGCGGCGGCCCGCGCGCTTGGGTCTGACCCGCGCGATACGGTGATGGTGGGTGACAGTTTGCACGACCTCAATGCGGGACGTGCGGCGGGAATGCGCACTGTTGCGGTGCTAACGGGTGTCGCGGTTGAGGCCGATTTGTCCCCGTATGCGGATGTTGTTTTGGCCTCGATTGCCGATTTGCCAGCGTGGATTGCACGCCAAGGAACAGCGTAG
- a CDS encoding heme NO-binding domain-containing protein: MHGMINRALQCFLRDTYGGQTWVEIAEGANLGFENFEAMLGYPDSVTLDVISATARHFKKPVDSILEDLGNYMVSHPNVEPVRRLLRFGGGNFTEFLFSLNELKWRAAMALPDLEVPELTVVASGEAQFLMTCSHAVPGFGYVMLGILRAMADDYGALVVLEHQGWQDAGEEVIQVHLLEAAFAQGRSFDLVAGEGHA; this comes from the coding sequence ATGCACGGGATGATCAATCGCGCGTTACAGTGTTTTTTGCGCGACACATACGGGGGCCAAACTTGGGTAGAGATTGCCGAGGGGGCGAACCTGGGATTTGAGAATTTCGAGGCGATGTTGGGCTATCCCGACAGCGTCACTTTGGATGTGATAAGTGCCACCGCGCGCCATTTTAAAAAACCTGTCGATAGTATTCTAGAGGATTTGGGCAACTATATGGTGTCGCATCCCAACGTCGAACCCGTGCGCCGCCTGTTGCGGTTTGGCGGCGGTAATTTTACCGAGTTTCTGTTTTCGCTCAATGAGTTGAAGTGGCGCGCGGCGATGGCACTTCCCGACCTTGAGGTGCCGGAATTGACGGTTGTGGCCTCCGGTGAGGCGCAATTTCTAATGACCTGTTCGCATGCTGTCCCCGGATTTGGCTATGTTATGTTGGGGATTTTGCGGGCAATGGCGGATGATTACGGCGCCTTGGTGGTTTTGGAACACCAAGGATGGCAAGACGCAGGCGAGGAGGTGATCCAAGTTCATCTCTTGGAGGCGGCGTTCGCGCAGGGGCGCAGCTTTGATCTGGTTGCCGGCGAGGGACATGCATGA
- a CDS encoding DUF3572 domain-containing protein, producing the protein MKQDSAEALALNILAWLVGDDDLLPTFLGSTGMDGAELRARAGEAEVLSAVLDFLMMNDEWVNRWADETQGDPMGVMRARQALPGGEQVNWT; encoded by the coding sequence ATGAAGCAGGACTCCGCCGAAGCGCTGGCCCTAAACATCCTTGCTTGGCTCGTTGGGGATGATGATCTTTTGCCAACGTTTCTTGGCTCAACGGGTATGGATGGTGCCGAATTGCGCGCCCGTGCGGGTGAGGCAGAGGTCTTGTCGGCGGTCCTCGATTTCTTAATGATGAATGATGAATGGGTTAACAGGTGGGCCGATGAAACACAGGGCGATCCCATGGGGGTAATGCGGGCGCGTCAGGCACTTCCCGGTGGGGAGCAGGTCAATTGGACATGA